The sequence AACCACTGAATTCGAGGAATCCCCGTTTGATCTTGCCAGTGAGAATGAATTGCTGCTAAGCAGTGGGGCTGATCTTGGATTTTTAGATAGTAACGACTAGTAAGATATCATCAGACTATGAAAACATTTATCCTGCTGCTTGTTTTTGGCGTTGGTTTGAGCGCAATGGATTCATCCACTTCAAAAACAGACACTGTTTCCTATAAATGTATGGTTCAGATGGTGAACTATACCGGAGAAAAGGCCTATTTAGTAATTTCCTTGATCGATCCCGATGGTAATTATATTCGGACCCTGGATGTGATGGGTGATGATGAAGAGTGGTACAGTGACATTAAGGAATGGTGGCAGTTCTTTGAGCCTAGTGGAGGGTCAGTAGATGGTATTTCGGGGGCCAGCATAGGGAATGGGGAACGGCAAATCACAATCCTGGAGCTAGAAACCGCCAACATCGACGCCGGATATACCTTAAGATTTGAAACCGCAGTAGAAGACAAAGAATATCATCCTATTGATTTGGAGATTCCGCTGAACTCAGCTTCGATAAAAGGTAAGATGGAAGGCACAGGCTATATAAGATATGTGCGCATGCTGCAGCAGTAATTCTTCCATTCAACCTGCATGATCATTTCATTCTGGAGGTATTGCCACTTAGCCCTGGCAATATCTTCCTTTGTTTTTCTCCTTTTGGCAGCTGTTTCAGGTGCTATTCTAGCGATTGAGCCTGTGCTAGAGGAAATAGATGCTATTGGGCTCAAGGTAGATGACTCCCAGCCACTTTATCAGTTGCTCGACCAGGTCGATGCACACTTTGAAGAGGTGTTTTCTATTAAGAAAAACAGCTATGGAAGTATTGAGGTGCATGGCATTTATGAAGGGGAGGATCAAACGGTATATGTAAACCCTGAGAGCGGGAAGCCTGCATCAGAAGTGAAACAACAAGCCCCATTCTTTCAGTTCATTACCAACCTCCATCGCTCCCTGTTTTTGGGTTCTTTCGGGCGTGCGCTCTTAGGAATTAATTCGTTTTTGTTACTTTTGATTGCAGCGACGGGTTTTGTGCTTATCCTTAAAAGGACGGGGCGGTTTCTAGGCTTTTTCGAGCCGGTCATCAACACAAACAACTATAGTTTTTTACACATCATTTCTGGAAAGTGGACGATTGTCCCATTGATGATTATTGCGTTGAGTGGCGTTTTGCTGTCGCTGGTTCGGTTTTCCATCATCCCCTCACTGAATATTGTTCACGCGGTAGATTATGATTTGCTTGAAGAATCTCCTGAGCTCATTCGAAGTGAATTTCCTGTTTTTAGTTCAACTACGCTAAAAGACTTCAGGGAAATTGAATTTCCGTTTTTCGAAGATCCAGAAGAATTCTACCGTCTGGGTCTTACAAATGGAGAGGTTCTGGTCAATCAGTTCACTGGAAAAATTGAAAGTGAGCAGGCCTATCCCTGGACAGTTATGGTGTCCTCACTCAGCATTGTACTACACACCGGACAAGGAAATTGGATTT is a genomic window of Bacteroidota bacterium containing:
- a CDS encoding DUF2271 domain-containing protein, giving the protein MKTFILLLVFGVGLSAMDSSTSKTDTVSYKCMVQMVNYTGEKAYLVISLIDPDGNYIRTLDVMGDDEEWYSDIKEWWQFFEPSGGSVDGISGASIGNGERQITILELETANIDAGYTLRFETAVEDKEYHPIDLEIPLNSASIKGKMEGTGYIRYVRMLQQ